The following are encoded in a window of Castanea sativa cultivar Marrone di Chiusa Pesio chromosome 9, ASM4071231v1 genomic DNA:
- the LOC142611360 gene encoding disease resistance protein RGA2-like, which translates to MAENAYCIAGKIVELLGSLIYEELSSAWGVQSDLKRLECTVLAIKAVLLDAEEKRETDHRLNHWLGQLKDVFDDAENVLDEFQYQILQKEVLKRCRSTRKKVGYFFSSSNPLVFRFEMAHKIKGIRERVDDISDLKAEFNLAARLEDRKTTMYRRDMTHSFIPSQNVIGRDDDKKKIINLLMQHDVDQNVSVIPIVGIGGLGKTTIAKLVYNDEQVVRHFQLKMWVCVSEDFDVKRLITKILKLAVGIDENLSIDELQMRLREHIKDKKFLLVLDDVSNEDHIKWIELKNLLLGGCNGSKIIVTTRNSYVATIMSTAESYNLDSLSQKDCLSLFVNLAFKEGEEEQYPNLLEIGKEIVKKCRGVPLAVNTLACLLYSKVDENAWISIRDNEIWHLNQKESGILPALKLSYNQLPFHLKPCFAYCFIFPKDFVFNNLLLIQFWMAHGILQSSKDENLELEDVGNLYIKELLSRSFFQDVEQENILYFTFKMHDLIHDLALSIAKRECSVVTKKSTLAAKVCHLSFSDNEQEVTTQLEKLSKVQTIIFQTDQSMSLLETCISRFKYLRVLDLKNSSFEVLPSSIGSLKHLRYLDLSYNLIIKRLPDSICKLHGLQTLLLENCHNLEQLPKGIGDIIRLRFFMVTTKHTCLSEKAIGCLSSLRSLWIWRCVNLKCVFEGMEEGRLTYLRTLVVGNCPSLTSLALSIKHLTALETLIIRDCKELSLMEVAGEEDNQDLKLSLQNLMFFRLPKLEVLPQWLQGSANTLQLLWIGGCENLTALPDWLPRLKSLQTLWIDNCPKLSSLPEGMEALTELLIYGCPDLSRKCTEDHSCTTDCS; encoded by the coding sequence ATGGCTGAAAATGCCTATTGCATTGCAGGGAAGATCGTGGAGCTGCTTGGATCCCTTATTTACGAGGAGCTCAGCTCAGCATGGGGCGTACAAAGCGATCTGAAAAGGCTTGAGTGCACCGTGTTAGCCATTAAGGCCGTGCTGTTAGATGCTGAGGAGAAGCGAGAAACTGACCATAGGCTGAACCATTGGCTAGGACAGCTCAAAGATGTCTTTGATGATGCGGAGAATGTCCTAGATGAATTTCAATATCAAATTCTGCAGAAGGAAGTACTGAAGAGATGCAGGAGCACTCGCAAAAAGGTGGGTTATTTCTTTTCTAGCTCTAATCCACTTGTCTTCCGTTTTGAAATGGCACATAAAATCAAGGGTATTAGGGAGAGGGTAGATGATATTTCAGATCTTAAGGCTGAATTCAATCTTGCTGCACGTCTTGAAGATAGGAAGACAACAATGTATCGGAGGGACATGACCCACTCCTTTATTCCTTCTCAGAATGTCATTGGTAGGGATGATgacaaaaaaaagataataaatctTTTGATGCAGCATGATGTTGATCAAAATGTCAGTGTAATTCCTATAGTTGGGATTGGAGGTTTGGGGAAGACCACAATTGCCAAGTTGGTGTATAATGATGAACAGGTGGTTAGacattttcaattgaaaatgtGGGTGTGTGTCTCTGAGGATTTTGATGTTAAAAGATTGATAACAAAAATCCTCAAATTAGCAGTTGGTATTGATGAGAATTTGAGCATAGATGAGTTGCAAATGCGTTTAAGAGAACATATAAAAGATAAGAAATTTCTTCTTGTCTTAGATGATGTTTCGAATGAGGATCATATAAAATggattgaattaaaaaatttgttacttgGCGGTTGCAATGGAAGTAAAATCATAGTAACAACACGGAATAGCTATGTTGCTACTATTATGAGCACTGCAGAGTCTTACAATTTAGATAGCCTATCCCAAAAGGATTGTTTGTCTTTGTTTGTGAATTTGGCATTtaaggaaggagaagaagaacaaTATCCAAACCTCTTagaaattggaaaagaaattgttaaaaaatgtaGAGGGGTTCCATTGGCAGTGAATACTTTAGCCTGCCTACTCTAttcaaaagttgatgaaaatgCGTGGATATCTATTAGAGATAATGAGATATGGCATTTAAATCAAAAGGAGAGTGGCATCTTACCTGCATTAAAGCTCAGTTACAATCAATTGCCATTTCACTTGAAGCCATGTTTTGCATATTGTTTTATCTTCCCAAAggattttgttttcaataatcTTCTCCTGATTCAATTTTGGATGGCACATGGAATTCTTCAATCATCTAAGGATGAAAATCTAGAGTTGGAAGATGTCGGCAACTTGTATATCAAGGAGTTGTTGTCGAGATCTTTCTTTCAAGATGTTGAACAAGAAAATATCTTGTATTTTACCTTTAAAATGCATGATCTTATCCATGATCTTGCACTCTCAATTGCCAAAAGAGAGTGTTCAGTAGTAACCAAGAAATCCACCCTTGCTGCAAAAGTTTGTCACCTGTCATTTTCAGACAATGAGCAAGAAGTTACGACACAATTAGAGAAGTTGAGCAAAGTTCAGACTATTATTTTCCAAACAGACCAATCCATGTCCTTACTTGAAACATGCATCTCAAGATTTAAGTACTTGCGGGTGCTTGATCTGAAAAATTCATCCTTCGAGGTGTTGCCAAGTTCTATAGGAAGTTTGAAACATTTGAGATATCTTGACCTATCATATAATCTCATAATCAAGCGACTTCCAGATTCCATTTGCAAGCTGCACGGTTTGCAAACTCTGCTGCTTGAAAATTGCCACAATCTTGAACAGTTGCCGAAAGGTATAGGGGACATAATCAGGCTCAGGTTTTTTATGGTTACAACAAAGCATACTTGCTTGTCGGAGAAGGCAATAGGTTGCTTGAGTTCTCTTCGATCTTTATGGATATGGAGATGTGTGAATCTAAAATGTGTGTTTGAAGGGATGGAGGAGGGGCGCCTCACCTATCTTCGAACATTGGTGGTTGGAAATTGTCCAAGTTTGACCTCTTTGGCACTGAGTATCAAACACCTAACTGCCCTAGAGACCCTAATAATTAGGGATTGTAAAGAGCTTAGTTTGATGGAGGTAGCGGGAGAAGAAGACAATCAAGATCTCAAGTTGAGCCTCCAAAATTTAATGTTTTTCCGTTTACCAAAGTTGGAGGTTTTGCCCCAATGGCTCCAAGGATCTGCAAACACTTTACAACTGCTATGGATTGGAGGATGTGAAAATTTAACGGCTTTGCCGGATTGGCTGCCACGTCTGAAATCACTTCAGACACTTTGGATTGACAATTGCCCTAAGTTGTCATCTCTCCCAGAGGGGATGGAGGCACTAACGGAATTGTTGATTTATGGTTGTCCTGATTTGAGTAGAAAATGTACAGAAGATCACTCATGTACCACAGATTGTTCTTGA
- the LOC142609519 gene encoding disease resistance protein RGA2-like translates to MAEIAYNVAGKVLEQLGSRTFQEISSAWGVKSDLTKLEGTVKTIKAVLLDAEEKQASDHRLSIWLGELKDVLKDAENVLDEFQYGVLQKEVMKRYWSTSKKVRYFFSCSNPLVFRFEMAHKIKDIRGRVDDIAVDKDKFNLAQAFEDRKITMHGRDMTQSFVHPSDVIGRNDDREKIIHLLMEQDAGRNVSVIPIVGIGGLGKTTLAKLVYNDERVARHFQLRKWVCVSEDFDVKSLIIEIFKSPDGSINENLSIDQLQILLRELLKDKKFLLVLDDVWNDDHNKWIELEGLLLGGCKGSKIIVTTRKSSVATMGTVATYNLKGLSHEYCLSLFKKLAFKEGEENQYPNLLEIGEEIVEKCKGVPLAVRTLAGILYSKVDERKWKFVRDNEIWNLEQKQGDILPALKLSYNQLPFHLKQCFAYCSLFPKDYKFTSFLLVQFWMAHGLLQPLDNEKQQLEDIGDLYIKELLSRSLFQDASEDIFANYTFKMHDLVHDLAISITKGECSVVTKMSTLAAEVCHLSILESGQEVTTQLERLSKVQSIIFKTEQPMSILKSCISRFKYLRVLNLSNSSFEILPNSIGSLKHLSYLDLTKNGIIKQLPDSICKLYNLQTLLLDSCSNLERLPKGIRDIIRLRFLVVTTKHTCLSEKAVGCLDSLRFLMIARCENLKCLFEGMEGRLTCLRTLVVLECPRLTSLSLSIKHLTALETLAIMNCEELSLTEMEGEDNQDLKLSLQNLIIKGLPKLEVLPQWLQGFANTLQLLLIGECENFTALSKWLPRLKSLHTLMIVACPKLSSLPEGMEALTALRQLMILGCPHLSRK, encoded by the coding sequence ATGGCTGAAATTGCCTACAACGTTGCAGGGAAGGTCCTAGAGCAGCTTGGATCCCGTACTTTCCAAGAGATCAGCTCGGCATGGGGCGTCAAAAGTGATCTGACAAAGCTTGAGGGCACTGTCAAAACCATCAAAGCCGTACTCTTGGATGCTGAGGAGAAGCAAGCAAGTGACCATAGGCTGAGTATTTGGCTAGGGGAGCTCAAAGACGTTCTTAAAGATGCTGAGAATGTGCTGGATGAATTTCAGTATGGAGTCCTGCAGAAGGAAGTGATGAAGAGGTATTGGAGCACTAGCAAAAAGGTgcgttattttttttcttgttctaaTCCACTTGTATTTCGTTTTGAAATGGCACATAAAATCAAGGATATTAGGGGGAGGGTAGATGATATTGCAGTTGATAAGGATAAATTCAACCTTGCTCAAGCATTTGAAGATAGAAAGATTACAATGCATGGGCGGGACATGACCCAATCCTTTGTTCATCCTTCTGATGTCATCGGTAGAAATGATGACAGAGAAAAGATAATACATCTTTTAATGGAACAAGATGCTGGCAGAAATGTCAGTGTAATTCCCATAGTTGGGATTGGAGGTTTGGGGAAGACCACACTTGCCAAGTTGGTGTATAATGATGAACGGGTAGCTAGACATTTTCAATTGAGAAAATGGGTGTGTGTGTCTGAGGACTTTGATGTTAAAAGTTtgataatagaaatttttaaATCTCCAGATGGTTCAATTAATGAGAATTTGAGCATAGACCAGTTGCAAATTCTCTTAAGAGAACTTTTAAAAGATAAGAAATTTCTTCTTGTCTTAGATGATGTTTGGAATGATGATCATAACAAATGGATTGAATTGGAAGGTTTGTTACTTGGTGGTTGCAAAGGAAGTAAAATCATAGTGACAACAAGGAAAAGCTCTGTTGCTACTATGGGCACTGTTGCCACCTACAACTTAAAAGGTCTATCTCACGAGTATTGTTTGTCTTTGTTTAAGAAACTGGCATTCaaggaaggagaagaaaatcAATATCCAAACCTCTTAGAAATTGGAGaagaaattgttgaaaaatgtAAAGGGGTTCCATTGGCAGTAAGAACTTTAGCTGGCATACTTTATTCAAAAGTTGATGAACGTAAGTGGAAATTTGTGAGAGATAACGAGATATGGAATTTAGAACAAAAGCAGGGAGACATCTTACCTGCATTGAAGCTCAGTTACAATCAATTGCCATTTCACTTGAAGCAATGCTTTGCCTATTGCTCTCTTTTCCCAAAGGATTATAAATTCACAAGTTTTCTTTTGGTTCAATTTTGGATGGCACATGGACTTCTTCAACCACTTGACAATGAAAAACAACAGTTGGAAGATATTGGAGACTTGTATATCAAGGAGTTATTGTCAAGATCTTTGTTTCAAGATGCAAGTGAAGACATTTTTGCCAATTATACCTTTAAAATGCACGATCTTGTCCATGATCTTGCAATCTCAATTACCAAAGGTGAGTGTTCGGTAGTGACCAAGATGTCCACCCTTGCTGCAGAAGTTTGTCATCTGTCAATTTTGGAGAGTGGGCAAGAAGTTACAACACAATTAGAGAGGTTGAGCAAAGTACAGtctattattttcaaaacagaGCAACCCATGTCCATACTTAAATCTTGTATCTCAAGATTTAAGTACTTGCGAGTGCTTAATTTAAGCAATTCATCCTTTGAGATATTGCCAAATTCTATCGGAAGTTTGAAACATTTGAGTTATCTCGACCTAACAAAAAATGGCATAATCAAGCAACTTCCAGATTCCATTTGCAAACTGTACAATTTGCAAACTTTACTGCTTGATAGTTGTAGCAATCTTGAACGGTTGCCCAAAGGAATAAGGGACATAATAAGGCTCAGGTTTTTGGTTGTTACAACAAAGCATACCTGCTTGTCGGAGAAGGCAGTAGGTTGCTTGGATTCTCTTCGATTTTTGATGATAGCTCGATGTGAGAATCTAAAATGTCTGTTCGAAGGGATGGAGGGGCGCCTCACCTGTCTTCGAACATTGGTTGTTTTAGAATGTCCAAGGTTGACTTCTTTGTCACTCAGTATCAAACACCTAACTGCCCTAGAGACCCTGGCAATTATGAATTGTGAAGAGCTTAGTTTGACAGAGATGGAGGGAGAAGACAATCAAGATCTCAAGTTGAGCCTCCAGAATTTGATAATTAAAGGTTTACCTAAGTTGGAGGTTTTGCCCCAATGGCTCCAAGGATTTGCAAACACTTTACAGCTGCTCTTGATTGGAGAATGTGAAAATTTCACGGCTTTGTCGAAGTGGTTACCACGTTTGAAATCACTTCACACACTTATGATTGTCGCATGCCCTAAGTTGTCATCTCTCCCAGAGGGGATGGAAGCTCTCACTGCACTAAGACAATTGATGATTTTAGGTTGTCCTCATTTGAGtagaaaatga
- the LOC142609285 gene encoding putative disease resistance protein RGA1, which translates to MGTTTTYNLKGLPEEDCMYLFVKLAFKVGHENQYPNLLYIGREIVKKCKGVPLAVSTLAGLLYSKVDEHEWISVRDNEIWLLEQKEGDILPALKISYNQLPFHLKQCFAYCSLFPKDYGFTNIDLIQFWMAHGVLQSPKDENVELEDE; encoded by the coding sequence ATGGGCACTACTACCACATACAATCTAAAAGGTCTACCCGAAGAGGACTGTATGTATTTGTTTGTGAAATTGGCATTTAAGGTAGGACACGAAAATCAATATCCAAACCTCTTATatattggaagagaaattgtcaaaaaatgTAAGGGAGTTCCATTGGCAGTGAGTACTTTAGCTGGCCTACTTTATTCAAAAGTTGATGAACATGAGTGGATATCTGTTAGAGATAATGAGATATGGCTTTTAGAACAAAAGGAAGGTGACATCTTACCTGCATTGAAGATCAGTTATAATCAATTGCCATTTCACTTGAAGCAATGTTTTGCATATTGTTCTCTTTTTCCAAAGGATTATGGCTTCACCAATATTGATTTGATTCAATTTTGGATGGCACATGGAGTTCTTCAATCACCTAAAGATGAAAATGTAGAGTTGGAAGATGAATGA